The following coding sequences lie in one Caldilineales bacterium genomic window:
- a CDS encoding NYN domain-containing protein, with protein MAEQLAVFIDFENVARWAEDVFLDFEITPIMEYLQSRGPVVTKRAYADWSRFAHYRDELMENAIDLIQMYSVRAGKNRADIRMAVDALEVAMSRPHIQTLVIISGDSDFGALVTKLREYGKYTLGIGPRNITHRLLVKSCDEFVYLETLLGETPDVSERAGADQETARSLLNKALQAHGQRGEAPVLASRLKSTMLSMDSTFNEANFGYAQFKDWLEANTEVIDLYVKDMQLHVAPRGFGALTDPGMARHTVLARPEEEMSGQEQTPEQQYRHVFSRLKMTSADFSTRRDVLRDIYRELHDKPGVYTTDTLLEELRERYEAQGLSRSKTMLRHIWQMGFRQRAFSYGDQMASVRVPVSLAEGIESEADFVQRAEAGFVFAVIHAGHEIDTGDLAAVLVNDRDQSDYIQKLLDDLEARHLVANEGGRYRLAGRTAIPFRDEPALNRLTRDIEQVQLPDNLPRSPETAQLLAKRAMIQRSQDFSASGRSYLLACRLQWDAVENNEPGATLEDLRWFMASYASVRAGELSQVERDYAGSRPYYLAFFALVQEDDPLWSRMRGLMNPMLSYYWANAGRELGINMAEWNLSSASPAQIAVLTATHENPELRARWEERTRALGRVNADVLRRVVEQIRHNNADQPAYLAVADRIIALMTER; from the coding sequence ATGGCAGAACAATTGGCAGTCTTTATCGATTTTGAAAATGTTGCCCGCTGGGCTGAGGATGTGTTTCTCGATTTCGAGATCACGCCGATCATGGAATACCTGCAGAGCCGGGGGCCGGTGGTGACCAAGCGGGCCTACGCCGACTGGAGTCGTTTTGCGCACTATCGCGATGAGTTGATGGAGAACGCCATCGATCTCATCCAGATGTACAGTGTACGCGCGGGCAAGAACCGGGCCGACATCCGCATGGCCGTAGACGCCCTGGAAGTAGCCATGAGCCGGCCGCACATCCAGACGCTGGTCATCATCTCCGGCGACAGCGACTTCGGCGCCCTGGTGACCAAGCTGCGCGAGTACGGCAAGTACACGCTGGGCATCGGCCCGCGCAACATCACCCACCGCCTGCTGGTCAAGTCGTGCGACGAGTTCGTCTATCTCGAAACCCTGTTGGGCGAGACGCCGGATGTGAGCGAGCGCGCCGGCGCCGACCAGGAGACGGCCCGCAGCCTGCTGAACAAGGCCCTGCAGGCCCATGGCCAGCGCGGCGAGGCGCCGGTGTTGGCCTCACGGCTGAAATCGACCATGCTCTCGATGGATTCGACCTTCAACGAGGCCAATTTTGGCTATGCTCAGTTCAAGGACTGGCTGGAGGCCAACACCGAGGTCATCGATCTCTATGTCAAGGACATGCAACTCCACGTCGCGCCGCGGGGCTTTGGCGCCCTCACCGACCCCGGCATGGCCCGGCACACCGTCTTGGCCCGGCCCGAAGAAGAGATGAGCGGGCAGGAGCAGACGCCGGAACAGCAGTATCGCCATGTCTTCAGCCGCCTGAAGATGACGTCGGCCGATTTCTCGACCCGCCGCGATGTCCTGCGCGACATCTACCGCGAGCTGCACGACAAGCCGGGCGTCTACACCACCGATACGCTGCTGGAAGAACTGCGCGAACGCTATGAAGCGCAGGGTCTCAGCCGCAGCAAGACGATGCTGCGCCACATCTGGCAGATGGGCTTTCGCCAGCGAGCCTTTAGCTATGGCGACCAGATGGCTTCGGTGCGGGTGCCGGTGTCGCTGGCCGAGGGCATCGAGAGCGAGGCCGATTTCGTGCAGCGGGCCGAGGCGGGCTTTGTCTTCGCCGTGATCCACGCCGGCCACGAGATCGACACCGGCGATCTGGCGGCGGTGTTGGTGAATGACCGCGACCAGAGCGATTACATCCAGAAGTTGCTCGATGACCTGGAAGCTCGGCATCTCGTCGCGAACGAGGGCGGTCGCTATCGCCTGGCCGGGCGCACGGCCATCCCCTTCCGCGACGAACCCGCCCTGAACCGCCTGACGCGCGACATCGAGCAGGTGCAACTGCCCGACAACCTGCCGCGCAGCCCCGAAACGGCGCAATTGCTGGCCAAGCGGGCGATGATCCAACGCTCGCAGGATTTCTCTGCCTCGGGCCGCAGCTATCTGCTGGCCTGCCGGCTGCAATGGGATGCGGTCGAGAACAACGAGCCGGGCGCCACACTAGAAGACCTGCGTTGGTTCATGGCCTCGTACGCGTCGGTGCGCGCGGGTGAGCTTTCGCAGGTCGAGCGCGACTACGCCGGGTCTCGCCCCTACTACCTGGCCTTCTTCGCCCTGGTGCAGGAGGACGACCCGCTTTGGAGTCGGATGCGTGGCTTGATGAACCCGATGCTCTCGTACTACTGGGCCAACGCCGGGCGCGAGCTGGGGATCAACATGGCCGAATGGAACCTCAGCTCGGCCTCGCCCGCCCAGATCGCCGTCTTGACGGCCACACACGAGAACCCAGAATTACGCGCCCGTTGGGAAGAGCGCACCCGCGCCCTCGGCAGGGTCAACGCCGATGTCTTGCGCCGGGTGGTCGAACAGATTCGACATAACAATGCCGACCAGCCCGCCTATCTGGCTGTGGCCGACCGCATCATAGCCCTGATGACCGAACGCTAA
- a CDS encoding DUF4435 domain-containing protein, with translation MNGYLAIDELEVTVRAGRGVAIIVEGQNAEEDPWFYNQWFGDRASQVTFFPQNGWPRVIDAVAELRRRCPDIPIYGIIDRDFAEDEELDSDFITLGIIRTPAYTLENYLLDPACWAAVFRFIFRRQNVAPDGWDQPEQARNHIEAAFRACLDLTAYNQVVKRCAEHYPESADVSSVRGYHHHPDAFKGEDPARSLSQWGQEIGCSEDLGRLFAEKRAGLDSLGLAGWQQLVSGKHVLGLLHNRFPRLRKAGRFGLSHYLNLYLRECPDAPADLAQIIGRIIADVDASSDG, from the coding sequence ATGAACGGCTATTTGGCTATAGACGAGTTGGAGGTGACGGTTCGAGCCGGTCGGGGTGTCGCCATCATTGTCGAGGGCCAAAACGCCGAAGAAGATCCGTGGTTTTACAATCAGTGGTTTGGGGACCGTGCGAGTCAGGTGACGTTTTTTCCTCAAAATGGTTGGCCACGTGTTATCGATGCGGTTGCTGAACTGCGTAGGCGTTGTCCCGATATCCCTATCTATGGCATCATTGATCGCGATTTTGCGGAGGATGAGGAGCTTGACTCAGACTTCATTACCCTGGGTATCATACGAACACCAGCCTACACCCTCGAAAACTATCTGCTCGATCCCGCTTGCTGGGCAGCCGTATTTCGCTTCATCTTTCGCCGCCAGAATGTTGCGCCGGATGGATGGGATCAGCCAGAACAGGCGCGGAATCATATTGAGGCCGCCTTCAGAGCGTGCCTGGATTTGACAGCGTACAATCAGGTCGTCAAACGCTGCGCTGAGCACTACCCAGAGTCGGCAGACGTGAGCTCAGTTCGCGGCTATCACCACCACCCCGACGCCTTCAAAGGGGAAGATCCAGCCCGCTCACTTTCGCAGTGGGGACAAGAGATCGGTTGTTCCGAAGACTTGGGGCGGCTTTTTGCAGAAAAGCGGGCCGGACTAGATAGCTTGGGGCTGGCCGGTTGGCAGCAGTTGGTTTCCGGTAAGCACGTGTTGGGACTTTTGCATAACCGTTTCCCACGCTTACGTAAGGCAGGACGGTTCGGTCTATCCCACTATCTGAACCTTTACCTCCGAGAGTGCCCTGATGCGCCTGCAGATTTAGCTCAAATCATAGGCAGAATCATTGCCGACGTTGATGCCAGCTCAGATGGTTAG
- a CDS encoding cation-translocating P-type ATPase has product MNTNWYQLSAEDTLQQLGVVPSQGLADAEAQKRLAKFGHNELVEKAGRTRWQIIREQLTGILTILLYVAIAISAALGDWIEAVVILLIVVLNAILGYTQEYRAEQSMAALKRMAVPRVRVRRDGRVQEISARELVPGDIVLLETGNIVPADGRVITGVNLKAEEAALTGESEAVEKEADLVFGAEKALGDRRNLVYSGTIINYGRGEIVVTATGMRTELGRIATLIQGVEQEETPLQERLDRLGKVLAYAALILVVVIFVLGLLRGHEDLQELLLTSVSLAVAAVPEAMTAVVTIALSLGAQRMLRRQALIRKLPAVETLGSVTVICSDKTGTLTVNRMTVTAVDIANHRFDLVQAADEAGFQLVPLDSAPSPGAQPALDLLLVAGALCNDAILAPDEQHPGRFQAVGDPTEAALTVAAAYAGISKTDLDLAFPRLGEAPFDSVRKRMTTLHAVPRSEDDLPPSLTPIWTRGVAADNPPAYVAFTKGAIDGILNIAGRVWIDGRAEPLDDYWRGRVMAAHDDMAAKGMRVLGAAVRIWDRPPDETTEKSLERDLIVVGLFGMIDPPRPEVRDAVLACRSAGIHPVMITGDHPLTARHIARQVGITDNDRFLTGQELDRLDADALVEATKEVAVFARVSPEHKLKLIDAFQRQNNIVAMTGDGVNDAPALKKSDIGVAMGVAGTDVAKGTADMVLLDDNFATIVAAVEEGRIVYDNIRRFIKYLLTCNTSEIAVMLLGPLLGMPLPLLPLQILWMNLVTDGLPALALGVEPAEKNVMKRPPYSATESVFGRGMVRFIIIMGIILSFIAITAAWQLWRLGDPAWQTVLFSTLVFSQLAVALGLRSEDQSLFKIGLFSNRSMVVAVVSTIAPQLLVIYWPVAQHIFDTRPLPAADLALSFGLGLLAFVIVEIWKWVGRMGARRALAAAPAD; this is encoded by the coding sequence ATGAACACTAACTGGTATCAACTCAGTGCTGAGGATACCTTGCAACAGTTGGGCGTCGTCCCCAGTCAGGGGCTTGCAGACGCAGAGGCTCAGAAGCGCCTGGCCAAATTCGGTCACAACGAACTGGTCGAGAAAGCCGGCCGCACGCGCTGGCAGATCATCCGCGAGCAGCTGACCGGCATCCTCACCATCCTCCTCTACGTCGCCATCGCCATCTCGGCGGCGCTGGGCGACTGGATCGAGGCCGTGGTCATCCTCCTCATCGTCGTCCTCAACGCCATCCTCGGCTACACCCAGGAATACCGGGCCGAGCAATCGATGGCTGCGCTCAAACGCATGGCCGTGCCCAGGGTGCGCGTTCGCCGCGACGGGCGGGTGCAGGAAATCTCGGCGCGAGAGCTGGTTCCTGGCGACATCGTCCTGCTCGAAACCGGCAACATCGTCCCCGCCGATGGTCGCGTCATCACCGGCGTCAACCTCAAGGCCGAAGAAGCGGCGCTGACCGGCGAATCCGAAGCGGTGGAAAAAGAGGCGGATCTGGTCTTCGGCGCCGAGAAGGCCCTGGGCGACCGCCGCAACCTGGTCTACAGCGGCACGATCATCAACTACGGCCGTGGCGAGATCGTGGTCACAGCCACGGGGATGCGGACCGAACTGGGCCGTATTGCCACGCTGATCCAGGGGGTGGAGCAAGAAGAGACGCCGCTGCAAGAACGACTGGACCGGCTGGGCAAAGTGTTGGCTTATGCCGCCCTCATCCTGGTGGTGGTGATCTTCGTCTTGGGGCTGCTGCGCGGCCACGAAGACCTGCAGGAGTTGCTGCTCACCTCCGTCAGCCTGGCCGTGGCAGCCGTGCCAGAGGCGATGACGGCCGTCGTCACCATCGCCCTCTCGTTGGGCGCCCAGCGCATGCTGCGGCGGCAGGCGCTCATCCGCAAGCTGCCCGCGGTCGAGACCCTCGGCTCGGTCACGGTCATCTGCTCGGACAAGACCGGCACCCTCACCGTCAACCGCATGACGGTCACGGCCGTGGACATCGCCAACCATCGTTTCGACCTGGTGCAGGCCGCGGACGAGGCCGGCTTCCAGCTTGTCCCGCTCGACAGCGCACCTTCACCGGGCGCCCAACCTGCCCTCGACCTGCTGCTGGTGGCGGGCGCACTCTGCAACGACGCCATCCTTGCCCCTGACGAGCAACATCCCGGTCGTTTTCAGGCCGTGGGCGACCCTACCGAAGCCGCCCTGACCGTCGCCGCCGCCTATGCCGGCATCTCCAAGACCGATCTCGACCTGGCCTTCCCGCGCCTGGGCGAGGCGCCCTTCGATTCGGTGCGCAAGCGCATGACCACCCTTCATGCCGTGCCCCGTTCGGAGGACGACCTGCCGCCCAGCTTGACCCCGATCTGGACCCGGGGCGTGGCTGCCGACAACCCGCCCGCTTATGTCGCCTTCACCAAAGGCGCCATCGATGGCATCCTCAACATCGCCGGGCGGGTGTGGATCGATGGCCGGGCCGAGCCGCTGGACGACTATTGGCGGGGCCGGGTGATGGCCGCGCACGACGACATGGCTGCCAAAGGCATGCGCGTGTTGGGTGCGGCGGTGCGCATCTGGGATCGCCCGCCCGACGAGACCACCGAGAAATCCCTGGAGCGGGATCTGATCGTGGTGGGCCTGTTCGGGATGATCGACCCGCCTCGACCCGAAGTGCGTGATGCCGTCCTCGCCTGCCGCAGCGCCGGCATCCACCCGGTCATGATCACCGGCGACCACCCGCTCACCGCCCGGCACATCGCCCGCCAGGTGGGGATCACCGACAACGACCGCTTCCTCACCGGCCAGGAACTGGATCGGCTCGACGCCGATGCCCTGGTTGAGGCGACGAAGGAAGTCGCTGTCTTCGCCCGCGTCTCGCCCGAACACAAACTCAAGCTCATCGATGCTTTCCAGCGCCAGAACAACATCGTCGCCATGACCGGCGACGGCGTCAACGACGCCCCCGCCCTGAAGAAATCCGACATCGGCGTGGCCATGGGCGTGGCCGGCACCGACGTGGCCAAAGGGACCGCCGACATGGTGCTGCTCGACGACAACTTCGCCACCATCGTCGCCGCCGTCGAAGAAGGCCGCATCGTCTACGACAACATCCGCCGTTTCATCAAATATCTGCTCACCTGCAACACCAGCGAGATCGCCGTCATGCTGCTGGGGCCGCTGCTGGGGATGCCCCTGCCCCTGCTGCCCCTGCAAATCCTGTGGATGAACCTGGTAACGGATGGCCTGCCCGCCCTGGCCCTGGGGGTGGAGCCGGCCGAGAAGAACGTGATGAAACGCCCGCCCTATTCGGCCACCGAGAGCGTCTTTGGCCGCGGCATGGTGCGTTTCATCATCATCATGGGCATCATCCTCAGCTTCATCGCCATCACTGCCGCCTGGCAACTCTGGCGGCTGGGCGACCCCGCCTGGCAGACGGTGCTGTTTTCGACCCTCGTCTTCTCGCAGTTGGCCGTGGCCTTGGGCCTGCGCTCCGAAGACCAATCCCTGTTCAAGATCGGCCTCTTCAGCAACCGTTCGATGGTCGTGGCCGTGGTGTCGACGATTGCCCCGCAACTGCTCGTCATCTATTGGCCTGTGGCCCAGCACATCTTCGACACCCGGCCCCTGCCTGCGGCCGATCTCGCGCTCTCCTTTGGCCTGGGTCTGCTGGCTTTTGTCATCGTCGAGATCTGGAAATGGGTCGGCAGGATGGGCGCTCGCCGGGCGTTGGCGGCGGCGCCGGCAGACTGA
- a CDS encoding mechanosensitive ion channel family protein, whose translation MTPPTLSSFQNALSQNTWWSYLLLVATLLVVALIFHRLSWWIAGRIVRLNRISRRGRTLSPERLRTVQALLANSISFVALGVAAVVALARLAGVANVIWMIGLFGAAFGIGASQHIRDLLTGVSFMFEDSLAVGEKVEVAGISGVVEAVHLRTTLMRSPTGELYTVPNGDIRLIRNFSRGRYSMIEMTLKLASADLSRALSVLDDLGKETLNTEPDLLEPWQILTESGVLAQTTDLKLLAKARWGRGAEMRPHLLALLHQRLAEAGVEMAN comes from the coding sequence ATGACGCCACCCACCCTCAGCTCGTTCCAGAATGCCCTCTCCCAGAACACGTGGTGGAGCTATCTGCTGCTAGTCGCCACTTTGCTGGTTGTCGCCCTCATCTTCCACCGCTTGTCGTGGTGGATCGCCGGTCGCATCGTCCGCCTCAACCGCATCAGTCGCCGCGGTCGCACGCTCAGCCCCGAACGCCTGCGCACCGTCCAGGCGTTGCTGGCAAACAGCATCAGCTTCGTCGCCCTCGGCGTGGCGGCTGTTGTGGCGCTGGCGCGGCTGGCAGGCGTGGCCAACGTCATCTGGATGATCGGTCTCTTCGGCGCCGCCTTTGGCATCGGCGCCAGCCAGCACATCCGCGACCTGCTGACCGGCGTCAGCTTCATGTTCGAGGATTCGCTGGCCGTGGGCGAGAAAGTGGAGGTGGCGGGGATTTCGGGCGTGGTCGAGGCCGTCCACCTGCGCACCACCCTGATGCGCTCCCCCACCGGCGAACTCTACACCGTCCCCAACGGCGACATCCGCCTCATCCGCAATTTCAGTCGCGGGCGCTACTCGATGATCGAGATGACCCTAAAACTGGCATCGGCAGACCTGAGCCGGGCGCTGTCGGTGCTCGACGACTTGGGCAAAGAGACGCTCAACACCGAGCCGGACTTGCTGGAGCCCTGGCAGATTCTCACCGAGAGCGGCGTCCTGGCCCAGACCACCGACCTCAAATTGCTGGCCAAGGCGCGCTGGGGTCGCGGGGCCGAGATGCGGCCGCATCTGCTGGCGCTCCTTCACCAGCGGCTGGCCGAGGCGGGGGTGGAGATGGCGAACTGA